Proteins encoded by one window of Yersinia massiliensis:
- the rluF gene encoding 23S rRNA pseudouridine(2604) synthase RluF, whose protein sequence is MLTNSSIRLNKYISESGICSRRDADRYIEQGNVFINGKRATVGVQVFAGDVVKVNGQTIEPRNEEDLVLIALNKPVGIISTTEDGEQNNIVDFVNHSKRVFPIGRLDKDSQGLILLTNHGDLVNKILRAGNDHEKEYIVTVNKPITDEFIVGLGAGVPMLGTVTKKCKVKKEAAFVFRITLVQGLNRQIRRMCKHFGYEVTKLERVRIMNINLKGLPQGEWRDLTDDELIELFKLIENSSSDEKPAKKPQAKPAAAKKVSVSGPKKVEKPEGNAASRKRFAQPGRKKKGR, encoded by the coding sequence ATGCTGACTAATTCATCCATTCGACTGAATAAATACATTAGCGAGAGCGGTATCTGTTCTCGCCGCGATGCCGATCGTTACATCGAACAAGGAAATGTTTTTATTAACGGCAAGCGTGCCACGGTAGGTGTTCAGGTGTTTGCTGGGGATGTGGTGAAAGTTAACGGTCAGACTATCGAGCCACGTAATGAAGAAGACTTGGTGTTGATCGCGCTCAATAAGCCGGTTGGCATTATTAGCACCACGGAAGATGGCGAGCAAAATAACATCGTTGATTTTGTTAACCACAGTAAACGGGTCTTTCCCATTGGGCGTCTGGATAAAGACTCGCAGGGGTTGATTTTGCTGACGAATCACGGGGATTTGGTCAATAAAATCCTACGTGCGGGCAACGATCACGAAAAAGAGTACATTGTCACCGTCAACAAACCCATAACCGATGAGTTTATTGTCGGCTTGGGGGCGGGTGTTCCGATGCTGGGCACGGTGACCAAGAAATGCAAAGTGAAGAAAGAAGCCGCCTTTGTGTTTCGTATCACTTTGGTACAGGGGCTTAATCGCCAAATTCGGCGCATGTGTAAGCATTTTGGCTATGAAGTCACCAAGCTTGAGCGTGTCCGTATCATGAATATCAATCTGAAAGGGTTGCCACAAGGCGAATGGCGAGACTTAACCGATGATGAACTTATCGAGTTATTTAAGCTGATTGAAAATTCATCGTCTGATGAGAAACCGGCAAAAAAACCACAAGCAAAGCCAGCAGCTGCAAAAAAAGTGAGTGTTAGCGGGCCAAAGAAAGTTGAAAAACCTGAGGGTAACGCCGCTTCGCGTAAGCGTTTTGCTCAGCCAGGGCGCAAGAAGAAAGGGCGCTAA
- a CDS encoding fimbrial biogenesis chaperone: MKYCCLILLIFSLSQQAMAGLIAGATRMIYLPESRERTLMLANTNDYPVVVQTWIDDGDVDSTPDQTQAPFMVLPAVFKMQPGGAQGLRIINKGESLPKDRESVYWLNLYEIPPKTRRDSDAHAQVAMAMNTQMKIFYRPDGLTPTLPEAMKKVSFSLKKQNNQYVVTVHNPTPYHVSFGQIQLHDKNRSYLVAQEMDMMVVPFADRQYQFEHPPTSLSGNMALDYIYFNDAGNEVKNSQLLKVTP, from the coding sequence ATGAAATACTGTTGCCTAATTTTACTGATATTCAGCCTTAGTCAGCAGGCGATGGCTGGTTTAATCGCTGGGGCGACTCGCATGATTTATCTGCCTGAATCGCGTGAGCGCACATTGATGCTGGCCAATACCAATGATTATCCCGTCGTAGTACAAACGTGGATTGATGATGGGGATGTGGACAGCACCCCGGATCAGACCCAAGCTCCCTTTATGGTGCTACCTGCTGTTTTCAAAATGCAACCCGGTGGGGCTCAGGGGCTACGTATCATCAATAAGGGAGAAAGCCTTCCCAAGGACAGAGAGTCAGTTTACTGGCTGAATCTGTATGAGATCCCCCCCAAAACACGGCGTGATAGCGATGCTCACGCTCAGGTTGCTATGGCGATGAACACCCAAATGAAGATTTTCTATCGCCCTGATGGACTCACACCAACACTGCCGGAAGCGATGAAGAAAGTCAGTTTCAGCCTCAAAAAACAAAATAATCAATACGTGGTGACGGTTCATAACCCTACGCCCTATCACGTCTCTTTCGGCCAGATTCAGTTACATGACAAGAATAGAAGCTATTTGGTTGCCCAAGAAATGGACATGATGGTCGTGCCATTTGCCGATCGCCAATACCAGTTTGAGCACCCACCTACCTCACTCAGCGGTAATATGGCGTTGGACTATATCTATTTCAATGATGCGGGGAATGAGGTTAAAAACAGTCAGTTATTGAAGGTGACACCGTAA
- a CDS encoding fimbrial protein, with protein sequence MGLLLAFTLLCTALPSYAQCVWKGANIGGDNYGASLQLGNINMTSNHIQPVGSILASSIISLVPARFWPDPEAVIYECDLADKDSLFEVFATNGDSNVGGYTNMGSNYFQTFFPYTALKLIHVDSGIEFTRIWQQVPLRKYDVVGNKIQIKGKHFSQIRAELKKIGLVDRTPGPATWGCPGPAADNYSGSYTCNQPNGYVVFKGPGMPVPEAGYDSATNYQTWGTGRYMAFGMNTAPNAILTRKNTCVVRNVTPYVVFPIITVNELNDNQTRSADITVDIECQSGTESGINSGQTAMGIQTSLPGYLKAQGLGLVNSAGGVSYLLSDNYGTDNSIATGVGISLSDSTGAAMNFVGWGGCVNNCVAGSTAAGWYPVLTGASANGSSAAGFNDYSHHFIATLKKLPNGTPTAGKIDATAYVLVKIQ encoded by the coding sequence ATGGGATTACTTTTAGCGTTCACTTTACTGTGCACAGCGTTGCCCAGCTACGCGCAATGTGTCTGGAAAGGCGCTAACATCGGCGGTGATAACTACGGTGCGTCATTACAGCTTGGCAATATCAATATGACGAGCAATCACATTCAGCCCGTCGGTTCAATTCTGGCTTCTAGCATTATTAGCTTAGTCCCAGCACGGTTCTGGCCCGACCCTGAAGCCGTTATTTATGAATGCGACCTCGCTGATAAAGACAGTCTTTTCGAAGTCTTCGCCACTAATGGCGACAGTAATGTGGGGGGATACACGAATATGGGGAGTAACTATTTCCAGACGTTCTTCCCTTATACCGCATTGAAACTGATCCATGTCGATTCAGGCATTGAATTCACCCGTATCTGGCAGCAAGTCCCCCTTCGAAAATACGATGTGGTGGGTAATAAAATTCAGATCAAAGGCAAACATTTCAGCCAAATCCGCGCAGAGCTTAAAAAAATCGGCTTAGTAGACCGTACCCCTGGCCCCGCCACTTGGGGATGTCCTGGGCCAGCAGCGGATAATTATTCTGGTAGCTACACCTGCAATCAGCCTAATGGTTATGTGGTATTCAAAGGCCCCGGTATGCCCGTACCGGAAGCGGGTTATGATTCAGCGACCAATTATCAAACTTGGGGAACTGGCCGCTATATGGCATTTGGCATGAACACCGCACCGAACGCTATCCTGACACGTAAAAATACCTGTGTGGTGCGTAACGTGACCCCTTATGTCGTTTTCCCGATCATCACCGTCAATGAACTCAATGATAACCAAACACGTAGCGCCGATATTACTGTCGATATTGAATGCCAGTCTGGCACCGAATCAGGCATTAATAGCGGGCAAACTGCAATGGGTATCCAGACTTCTTTACCGGGTTACCTGAAAGCGCAGGGGTTAGGGCTAGTGAATTCGGCGGGTGGCGTGAGTTATCTGCTGTCCGATAATTACGGTACTGATAACAGTATTGCCACTGGCGTTGGCATCAGTTTGAGTGATAGTACTGGCGCGGCCATGAATTTTGTCGGTTGGGGGGGCTGCGTCAATAATTGTGTCGCTGGTTCCACCGCAGCCGGTTGGTATCCGGTCTTAACCGGTGCCAGCGCCAACGGCAGTAGTGCTGCCGGTTTCAACGATTACTCTCATCACTTCATCGCGACCCTGAAAAAATTACCGAATGGCACTCCGACGGCCGGTAAGATCGATGCAACTGCATACGTTTTGGTGAAAATACAATGA
- a CDS encoding fimbria/pilus outer membrane usher protein, whose translation MRFSPWLPCLLAHGLLASHSLSAADEHNQDEYVFEDALLRGSSLGLGSIARFNKKNSFEAGNYQVDLYMNNKFVDRIEIMFIEKGDDVVPCLSGKQLLQAGVEDSALKDADLEDDCIDFKAILPASNYQFDYAKLRFDLSVPQLFVKKMPRGYVDPRNLTYGETIGFSNYNFNQYHVGYNKDGIKRATDSSYLSLTNGLNAGMWRFRQQGSLRYDQNRGADWTSNRLYSQRALPAIGSEATIGQTFSSGQFFSSMGFTGIALSTDDRMLPESQRGYAPVVRGIARTNAKVTVYQNNRPIYQSTVSAGPFEFDDLSATNFGGDLTVEIQEADGSLSTFQVPFSSVPESLRPGYSRYGFAAGEVRDVGNHEVFGELTYQRGVSNAITANTGLRLASGYQALMLGGVFTHYIGALGLDTTFSNASLPNDEQQSGWMARAAFSRTFSATNTTLSVAGYRYSTEGYRDLSDVLGVRAASYGKTWNSDTYRQRSRTEISLNQGLDSYGSLYLTASSQDYRSDRKRDNQLQLGYANTLWRNTSFNIAVSKQKTGGGSNETYFVDPGSGLPAANGATTLGTSETVVQMSISFPLGGSPRAPYISAGAVNSKTSGASYQTSLSGVMGEDQSASYSMDFARSEQSKANTFSGSLQKRLPVTSLSGSASSSPGYWQGSASARGSVAVHSGGVTLGPYLSDTFALVEAKGASGAKVMYGQGARIDSMGYALVPTLTPYRYNTITLDPEGMDFNTELRDGERQIAPYAGSTVKVAFRTLRGYPVLMTVKLADGSQVPMGAVVYSTHHDDNDHDDSSSLHEVGMVGQASQAYLRAETPQGQLILVWGDNKNERCQLDFDIGTPKNDKQLYKLDALCIATSH comes from the coding sequence GTGAGGTTTTCCCCCTGGCTTCCCTGCTTGCTAGCGCATGGCTTGTTAGCCAGTCATAGTTTGTCAGCCGCAGATGAGCATAATCAAGACGAATACGTGTTTGAGGATGCGCTATTACGTGGTTCATCGCTCGGTTTAGGTTCTATTGCTCGGTTTAACAAAAAGAATAGTTTTGAAGCTGGCAATTATCAGGTCGATCTTTATATGAACAACAAATTTGTTGATCGTATCGAGATTATGTTTATCGAGAAAGGTGACGATGTTGTCCCTTGTCTGTCCGGCAAACAGTTACTTCAAGCGGGTGTGGAAGATAGCGCGCTAAAAGATGCCGATCTGGAAGATGATTGCATCGATTTCAAGGCGATTCTACCCGCTAGCAATTATCAATTTGATTACGCCAAATTACGTTTTGATCTATCGGTTCCGCAATTATTCGTGAAAAAAATGCCGCGTGGCTATGTCGACCCACGCAATCTTACCTATGGCGAAACTATTGGTTTCAGTAATTACAACTTCAACCAATATCACGTGGGCTATAATAAAGATGGTATTAAGCGCGCCACAGATTCAAGTTACCTCAGCTTAACCAATGGCCTCAACGCCGGTATGTGGCGTTTTCGCCAGCAAGGTTCGCTGCGCTATGACCAAAATCGAGGAGCCGACTGGACCTCAAATCGGCTGTACAGCCAACGTGCACTTCCCGCTATTGGCAGTGAAGCCACTATTGGCCAGACATTCAGTAGCGGTCAGTTTTTCTCTAGCATGGGGTTTACCGGCATTGCGCTCTCAACGGATGACCGCATGCTACCTGAATCACAGCGTGGCTATGCGCCGGTTGTGCGCGGTATCGCCAGGACCAACGCCAAGGTGACGGTTTATCAAAATAACCGCCCCATCTACCAAAGTACCGTATCGGCGGGGCCATTTGAATTTGATGATCTGTCCGCCACCAACTTTGGCGGTGATCTGACCGTAGAGATTCAAGAGGCCGATGGCAGCTTGAGTACTTTTCAAGTGCCGTTCTCCTCAGTACCTGAGTCATTACGCCCTGGCTATTCGCGCTATGGTTTTGCGGCGGGTGAAGTTCGTGATGTGGGCAATCACGAGGTATTCGGTGAGCTGACCTATCAACGTGGTGTCAGTAATGCCATTACGGCGAACACCGGTCTACGTCTGGCATCAGGCTATCAAGCCCTCATGCTGGGCGGCGTTTTTACCCACTATATTGGAGCCTTGGGGCTAGATACCACTTTTTCAAATGCCAGTTTACCTAATGATGAGCAACAAAGCGGTTGGATGGCCCGCGCTGCGTTCAGCCGAACTTTTTCCGCGACCAACACCACTCTCTCGGTAGCAGGTTATCGTTATTCAACCGAGGGCTATCGAGACTTGAGCGATGTGCTAGGTGTCCGAGCCGCCAGTTATGGTAAGACATGGAACTCGGATACTTACCGGCAGCGTAGTCGAACTGAGATTTCGCTTAATCAGGGTTTAGATAGCTATGGCTCACTCTATTTAACCGCTTCCTCGCAGGATTACCGAAGCGACCGCAAGCGCGATAACCAGTTGCAGTTGGGTTATGCCAATACCCTGTGGCGGAATACCAGTTTCAATATTGCGGTTTCAAAGCAAAAAACCGGTGGTGGCAGTAATGAAACCTATTTTGTCGACCCAGGAAGTGGCCTACCCGCAGCCAATGGTGCGACGACGCTGGGAACGAGTGAAACCGTGGTGCAGATGTCTATCTCATTTCCGTTGGGTGGTAGTCCTCGCGCACCTTATATTTCTGCCGGTGCAGTGAACAGCAAAACCAGCGGTGCAAGCTATCAGACTTCATTATCGGGTGTGATGGGCGAGGATCAATCGGCCAGTTACAGTATGGACTTTGCCCGCAGTGAACAAAGCAAAGCCAATACCTTCAGTGGGAGTTTACAAAAACGCTTACCGGTGACCAGCTTAAGCGGCAGCGCCTCCAGTAGCCCGGGTTATTGGCAAGGCTCTGCCAGTGCACGAGGCTCAGTGGCTGTTCATAGTGGCGGCGTCACACTCGGGCCATACCTGAGCGACACCTTTGCCTTAGTCGAAGCCAAAGGGGCGAGTGGCGCTAAAGTGATGTATGGGCAAGGCGCGCGGATTGACAGCATGGGTTATGCCTTGGTGCCGACCTTAACCCCCTATCGCTACAACACGATTACGCTCGATCCTGAAGGTATGGACTTTAATACCGAACTGCGTGACGGCGAACGGCAAATTGCGCCTTATGCCGGTTCAACGGTGAAAGTGGCGTTTCGCACATTACGAGGATATCCGGTGCTGATGACCGTCAAGCTCGCAGATGGCAGCCAAGTGCCAATGGGTGCGGTGGTTTATAGCACCCATCATGACGATAACGACCATGATGATTCTAGCTCGCTACATGAAGTCGGTATGGTCGGACAGGCTAGCCAAGCATATTTAAGGGCGGAAACCCCTCAAGGACAGCTCATTCTGGTATGGGGCGATAACAAAAATGAGCGTTGCCAATTAGATTTCGATATAGGAACACCTAAAAATGATAAACAACTTTATAAGCTTGATGCCTTGTGCATCGCGACTTCGCATTAA
- a CDS encoding fimbrial biogenesis chaperone, producing the protein MTLTAHKIIACSLLLLSGVPLWTKASVVMTGTRIIYPEGTREKVLQLSNKDDHPNLVQLWMDDGSNQSSPSKSDVPFTLTPQIFRMEPQSGQVVRLSYVERNLPKDRESVFYLNFLQIPALKADTQTDNKLVLIVNNRLKVFYRPAALKENVDTLGEKVQVTLDSTDSNKIKVQNPTAYYISLRDAKLVSEGKTISFATSEMFPPNSTTDLALPDGVKAKKGEQLTFNVVNDYGTNIPSHYLL; encoded by the coding sequence ATGACACTGACTGCCCACAAAATAATCGCCTGCTCGTTGTTGCTGCTTAGCGGCGTACCCTTATGGACCAAAGCCAGTGTTGTCATGACAGGGACTCGTATCATTTATCCTGAAGGCACTCGGGAAAAAGTATTACAACTGAGTAATAAAGATGACCATCCTAATTTAGTTCAGTTATGGATGGATGATGGAAGCAATCAATCTTCACCATCAAAAAGCGATGTTCCCTTCACGTTGACACCACAGATATTTCGTATGGAACCTCAGAGTGGGCAAGTCGTCCGGCTGTCATACGTTGAACGTAATTTACCTAAAGATCGTGAATCTGTGTTCTATCTTAACTTTTTGCAGATCCCCGCGTTAAAAGCCGATACCCAAACTGATAATAAGCTGGTTTTGATCGTGAATAATCGGCTCAAAGTATTTTATCGTCCTGCGGCTTTAAAAGAAAATGTCGATACATTGGGTGAAAAAGTCCAAGTGACATTGGATAGCACTGACAGTAATAAAATTAAAGTACAAAACCCAACGGCTTATTACATCAGTCTTCGTGATGCCAAACTGGTGAGCGAGGGAAAAACCATTTCGTTTGCCACAAGTGAAATGTTCCCGCCTAACTCGACCACTGATTTAGCGCTCCCTGATGGGGTCAAAGCCAAGAAAGGTGAGCAACTGACATTCAACGTGGTTAATGATTATGGCACGAATATCCCTAGCCATTATCTTTTGTAA